From Triticum aestivum cultivar Chinese Spring chromosome 4A, IWGSC CS RefSeq v2.1, whole genome shotgun sequence, a single genomic window includes:
- the LOC123083318 gene encoding probable carboxylesterase 5, translated as MHANKASPATEKDGRNISVDMYPFIRKYKDGSIERFLRSPFVLASSDQAGNRGVATRDVVVDKATGVSVRLFLPSRAAETAGRNELPLVIYVHGGSFCTESAFGRTYHRYATSLAASAGALVVSVEYSLAPEFPIPAAYDDAWAALQWAASLSDPWLASYVDPARTFLAGDSAGGNIVYHTAVRASHEVNDEMMDIAGLIMVHPYFWGAKRLPSELAWVDDSEGAAAVFPPYRVDRLWPFVTAGQAGNDDPRIDPPASEISSLACRRVLIAVAGKDTLRDRGLDLSDRIRDHDAPRPWMMQGRREVTVVESEGEDHGFHLYSPLRTTSKRLMGSIVEFINQQPNSSPANRMVLGVPTTPFKDVFGYGIAMKSWGTRSSMPRNGATYMKIGRVGPSNKISVRLPMPAAVLWTRVINNFF; from the coding sequence ATGCATGCAAACAAGGCTTCTCCAGCCACTGAGAAGGACGGACGTAACATCTCCGTGGACATGTACCCCTTCATACGCAAGTACAAGGACGGTAGCATCGAGCGTTTCTTACGCAGTCCTTTCGTGCTGGCGTCGTCGGATCAGGCCGGCAACCGTGGAGTGGCGACGAGGGACGTCGTCGTCGACAAGGCCACGGGCGTGTCTGTGCGCCTGTTCCTCCCGTCCCGTGCCGCCGAGACCGCAGGCAGGAATGAGCTTCCCCTCGTCATCTACGTCCATGGCGGCTCGTTCTGCACAGAGAGCGCTTTCGGCCGGACGTACCACCGCTACGCGACCTCCCTCGCCGCCAGCGCCGGAGCCCTCGTCGTGTCGGTGGAGTACAGTCTAGCTCCGGAGTTCCCCATACCTGCGGCCTACGACGACGCGTGGGCCGCGCTCCAGTGGGCGGCGTCCTTGTCCGACCCGTGGCTGGCCAGCTACGTCGACCCTGCGCGCACGTTCCTGGCCGGCGACAGCGCCGGCGGCAACATCGTTTACCACACGGCAGTCCGCGCCAGCCACGAAGTCAACGACGAGATGATGGACATTGCGGGGCTGATCATGGTGCACCCTTACTTCTGGGGAGCCAAGCGGCTGCCCTCGGAGCTCGCGTGGGTGGACGACAGCGAGGGTGCCGCGGCGGTGTTCCCACCGTACAGGGTGGACCGGCTGTGGCCGTTCGTCACGGCCGGCCAGGCCGGCAACGACGACCCCCGGATCGATCCTCCGGCCTCGGAGATCTCATCGCTGGCTTGCCGCCGCGTGCTCATCGCCGTGGCTGGGAAGGACACACTGCGGGACCGCGGTCTCGACCTGTCGGACCGCATACGTGATCACGACGCGCCGCGGCCATGGATGATGCAGGGGCGCCGCGAGGTGACGGTGGTGGAGTCGGAGGGCGAGGACCACGGCTTCCACCTCTACAGTCCGCTGAGGACCACCAGCAAGAGGCTCATGGGGAGCATCGTGGAGTTCATAAACCAGCAGCCCAACTCGTCGCCTGCTAATCGTATGGTGCTTGGCGTGCCCACGACGCCGTTCAAGGACGTGTTTGGGTATGGCATTGCCATGAAGTCCTGGGGCACACGGTCCAGTATGCCACGTAACGGTGCTACTTACATGAAAATTGGAAGGGTTGGGCCATCCAACAAAATCTCAGTTCGACTGCCGATGCCTGCTGCGGTTCTGTGGACTCGTGTGATCAACAACTTTTTCTAG
- the LOC123083316 gene encoding bisdemethoxycurcumin synthase, with the protein MASSSSIPATTLGEIRVAQRADGPAAVLAIGTANPPHCVPQEDYPDYYFSVTKSDHLTDLKRTFAKLCGMTGIGRRFFHHTDELLATHLGLSLDARLDVVATAAPELAASAAANAIAEWGRPAGDITHLVVSTNAGSHAPGADVRLVSLLGLRHDVLRTVLQLNGCASGCAALRLAKDLAENNRGARVLVACVELTITAFRGPNEADSFDTLIPQGLFGDGAGAVIVGAEPYVHERPLFEMVSASQYVIPDTEHMLTMQLRSGGIGGTIATGLPRLAAGIVEQCLLDAFGDRLAGMGGVVEWNNLFWAVHPGSSAMLDHIVGALRLAPGKLAASRTVVREYGNMLGATVIFVLDEVRRQREDPEGEGAGHDKGWGVMMGFGPGFTVETMLLHAAT; encoded by the coding sequence ATGGCAAGCAGCAGCAGCATCCCAGCCACCACCTTGGGCGAGATCCGTGTTGCTCAGCGTGCggacgggccggcggcggtgcTGGCCATCGGCACGGCGAACCCGCCCCACTGCGTGCCCCAGGAAGACTACCCCGACTACTACTTCAGCGTCACCAAGAGCGACCACCTCACCGACCTCAAGCGCACCTTTGCCAAACTATGCGGGATGACCGGCATCGGCAGGCGTTTCTTCCACCACACGGACGAACTGCTCGCCACGCACCTGGGCTTGTCCCTCGACGCCCGGCTGGACGTCGTGGCTACCGCTGCCCCGGAGCTCGCTGCGTCGGCTGCGGCGAACGCCATCGCCGAGTGGGGCCGTCCGGCGGGCGACATCACCCATCTCGTCGTCAGCACCAACGCGGGGTCGCATGCGCCGGGCGCCGACGTCCGCTTGGTCTCCCTCCTCGGCCTCCGCCATGATGTCCTGCGCACTGTGCTCCAGCTCAACGGCTGCGCTTCCGGATGCGCCGCCCTACGCCTAGCCAAAGACCTCGCCGAGAACAACCGCGGCGCGCGCGTCCTCGTGGCCTGCGTCGAGCTCACTATCACCGCCTTCCGCGGGCCCAACGAGGCGGACTCCTTCGACACCCTCATCCCCCAGGGGCTCTTCGGTGACGGTGCAGGCGCCGTCATCGTGGGTGCTGAACCCTACGTCCATGAGCGCCCTCTGTTTGAGATGGTGTCAGCCTCCCAGTATGTGATACCAGACACCGAGCACATGCTCACCATGCAGCTCCGCAGCGGTGGCATCGGCGGGACCATTGCCACCGGACTGCCAAGACTGGCGGCGGGCATCGTTGAGCAGTGCCTGCTGGATGCGTTTGGTGACCGCCTAGCCGGCATGGGAGGTGTTGTCGAATGGAATAACCTCTTCTGGGCCGTGCATCCCGGCAGCAGTGCGATGTTGGACCACATCgtcggggcactccggcttgctCCGGGGAAGCTGGCGGCGAGCAGAACCGTGGTGAGGGAGTACGGGAACATGCTGGGCGCCACGGTGATCTTCGTGCTCGATGAGGTCAGGCGCCAAAGAGAAGATCCTGAAGGAGAGGGAGCTGGCCATGATAAAGGCTGGGGGGTGATGATGGGATTTGGACCGGGGTTCACTGTGGAGACGATGCTGCTGCATGCTGCTACCTAG